From the genome of Streptomyces sp. NBC_01116, one region includes:
- a CDS encoding tyrosine-protein phosphatase: MQTARTVPAATVVNLRDLGGIALGRDRRVRQGVLFRSGQLSELDPESDRAVSALGIRTVVDLRTADERQWAPDRLPDRARLFVADVLGDHPGVAPARLRSLLADPVEAERALGGGRAEELFAETYRKMVLSPGAAAAYRAFLETVADPAARPLLFHCTAGKDRTGWAAAVLLMLLGAARATVRSDFLAVNPAVRAAFAPYVTKFLDGGGDPAVAAAIIEVRPRYLDVALDAMDERWGGLDGYVRDGLRVPDAALERLRDGLVLRG; this comes from the coding sequence GTGCAGACAGCCCGGACCGTTCCGGCCGCCACCGTCGTCAATCTGCGCGACCTCGGCGGCATCGCCCTGGGCCGTGACCGCCGGGTGCGGCAGGGCGTCCTCTTCCGCTCGGGTCAGCTGAGCGAGCTCGACCCGGAGAGCGACCGGGCGGTGTCCGCACTCGGTATCCGCACCGTCGTGGACCTGCGCACCGCCGACGAGCGTCAGTGGGCCCCGGACCGCCTGCCGGACCGGGCCAGGCTCTTCGTCGCCGATGTGCTGGGCGACCACCCGGGCGTGGCGCCCGCCCGGCTGAGGTCCCTGCTCGCCGACCCGGTCGAGGCGGAACGGGCGCTGGGAGGCGGCCGGGCCGAGGAGCTCTTCGCCGAGACCTACCGGAAGATGGTCCTCTCGCCGGGGGCCGCGGCCGCCTACCGGGCCTTCCTGGAGACGGTCGCCGACCCCGCCGCGCGCCCGCTGCTCTTCCACTGCACGGCGGGCAAGGACCGTACCGGCTGGGCGGCAGCCGTCCTGCTGATGCTCCTGGGAGCGGCCCGCGCGACGGTGCGGTCGGACTTCCTCGCGGTCAACCCCGCCGTACGGGCGGCCTTCGCCCCGTACGTGACGAAGTTCCTGGACGGCGGCGGCGACCCCGCCGTCGCCGCGGCGATCATCGAGGTCCGCCCCCGCTACCTGGACGTGGCGCTCGACGCCATGGACGAGCGCTGGGGCGGCCTCGACGGCTATGTACGCGACGGGCTGCGCGTGCCCGACGCCGCACTGGAGCGGCTGCGCGACGGCCTGGTACTCCGCGGCTGA
- a CDS encoding DUF6325 family protein encodes MAVGPVEYLVIAFPGSRFAGSVAPVLAEAASSGAVRAGDLAFVRRAEGGALTSVELRELDPEGVVPADTAEGGAAAVLGAEDLEGLDRGVPAGDVVAIVVREDLWTTRLARAAREAGGTFVAHERLGAGGPGGSADQEVAGDDIITRLERLAELWKRDVLTDAEFVDQKTKLLSD; translated from the coding sequence GTGGCCGTCGGACCTGTGGAGTACCTCGTCATCGCCTTCCCCGGCAGTCGCTTCGCCGGGTCGGTCGCCCCCGTGCTCGCCGAAGCCGCGTCGTCCGGAGCCGTACGCGCCGGAGACCTGGCCTTCGTCCGCAGGGCGGAGGGCGGCGCGCTGACCTCGGTGGAACTGCGGGAGCTGGACCCCGAGGGAGTGGTTCCCGCCGATACGGCGGAGGGCGGGGCGGCGGCGGTGCTGGGTGCGGAGGACCTCGAAGGGCTCGACCGCGGAGTGCCGGCGGGCGATGTCGTGGCGATCGTCGTCCGGGAGGATCTGTGGACCACGCGGCTCGCCCGCGCGGCCCGCGAGGCCGGCGGCACGTTCGTCGCGCACGAGCGCCTCGGGGCCGGTGGGCCCGGTGGTTCCGCTGACCAGGAGGTCGCGGGGGACGACATCATCACCCGGCTGGAGCGGCTTGCCGAGCTGTGGAAGCGGGACGTCCTCACCGACGCCGAGTTCGTGGACCAGAAGACGAAGCTCCTGTCGGACTGA
- a CDS encoding methylmalonyl-CoA mutase family protein has product MTVQPADGLSPAAAFPDPSHDQWQTLVEGVLRKSGKEVSGSAAEEALSTTLEDGLTTRPLYTAQDESPDTGFPGFAPFTRGSRAEGNAAGGWDVRQRHTLTDPARLNEAVLGDLENGTTSLWLTVGGPVGVPVDGLARALEGVYLDLAPIALDAPADLDAAATELLRLYGERGVAKDEARGTLGADPLGHEARTGVEADLAPTVRWARVCEAEYPRLRAVAVDALPYHEAGGSAAEELGLSLAAGVAYLRALTGAGMSVEAACGQLEFRYAATADQFLTIAKLRAARRLWARVAEASGGPAAGAQRQHAVSSPVMMTRRDPWVNMLRTTLATLGAGVGGADSVTVLPFDHALGLPDAFARRIARNTSTILMEESHLARVIDPAGGSWYVERLTDELASAAWAFFQETERAGGLPAALRSGMVAERLAATWAARSAKLARRKEPITGVSEFPQPGERPVEREPAPDAYAGAPGGLPRVRRDEAFEALRARSDAHLAATGSRPKVFVAALGPAAAHTARVSFAVNLFGAGGIEAVHDPVSVEADTAADALTAAGATVAVLCSSDALYAERAEQVAAALKSAGAERVFLAGRPGEYAGVDAYIFAGCDAVAVLTSVLDRMGVA; this is encoded by the coding sequence ATGACGGTCCAGCCTGCTGACGGGCTCTCTCCGGCCGCCGCGTTCCCCGACCCCTCCCATGACCAGTGGCAGACGCTCGTCGAAGGCGTACTGCGCAAGTCGGGCAAGGAAGTCTCGGGATCGGCCGCCGAGGAAGCGCTGTCCACGACACTGGAGGACGGGCTCACCACCCGCCCCCTCTACACCGCACAAGACGAGTCGCCGGACACCGGTTTTCCCGGCTTCGCCCCCTTCACCCGGGGCAGCAGGGCCGAAGGGAACGCGGCCGGCGGCTGGGACGTGCGCCAACGCCACACCCTGACCGACCCTGCCCGGCTCAACGAGGCGGTGCTCGGCGATCTGGAGAACGGGACCACCTCCCTCTGGCTCACCGTGGGCGGCCCCGTGGGCGTCCCCGTCGACGGGCTCGCCCGGGCGCTGGAAGGCGTCTACCTCGACCTCGCGCCCATCGCGCTCGACGCCCCGGCCGACCTGGACGCCGCCGCGACGGAGCTGCTGCGGCTGTACGGGGAACGCGGCGTCGCCAAGGACGAGGCGCGCGGCACACTGGGCGCCGACCCGCTCGGCCACGAGGCCCGGACGGGCGTCGAGGCGGACCTCGCCCCCACCGTGCGCTGGGCGCGGGTGTGCGAGGCGGAGTACCCGCGGCTGCGGGCCGTCGCCGTGGACGCGCTGCCCTACCACGAGGCGGGCGGTTCGGCCGCCGAGGAGCTGGGGCTCTCGCTGGCCGCCGGCGTCGCGTACCTGCGGGCCCTGACCGGTGCCGGGATGAGCGTGGAAGCGGCCTGCGGGCAGCTGGAGTTCCGCTACGCGGCCACCGCCGACCAGTTCCTGACCATCGCCAAGCTGCGCGCGGCACGGCGGCTGTGGGCGCGGGTCGCCGAGGCCTCCGGAGGGCCCGCCGCCGGGGCCCAGCGGCAGCACGCCGTCAGCTCGCCGGTGATGATGACGCGCCGCGACCCGTGGGTGAACATGCTGCGCACCACGCTGGCCACGCTCGGCGCGGGGGTGGGCGGCGCGGACTCCGTGACCGTACTGCCGTTCGATCACGCGCTGGGCCTGCCCGACGCGTTCGCGCGTCGGATCGCCCGTAACACCTCGACGATCCTCATGGAGGAGTCGCATCTGGCGCGGGTCATCGACCCGGCGGGCGGCTCCTGGTACGTGGAGCGGCTGACCGACGAACTCGCCTCGGCCGCCTGGGCGTTCTTCCAGGAGACCGAGCGGGCCGGCGGGCTGCCCGCCGCCCTGCGCTCCGGGATGGTCGCGGAGCGGCTCGCCGCCACCTGGGCCGCGCGCAGTGCGAAGCTGGCCCGTCGCAAGGAGCCGATCACCGGGGTGAGCGAGTTCCCGCAGCCGGGCGAGCGCCCGGTGGAGCGCGAGCCCGCGCCCGACGCGTACGCCGGGGCCCCGGGCGGTCTGCCCCGGGTCCGGCGCGACGAGGCGTTCGAGGCGCTGCGCGCCCGCTCCGACGCGCACCTCGCGGCGACCGGGAGCCGCCCGAAGGTGTTCGTCGCCGCGCTCGGTCCGGCCGCCGCGCACACGGCGCGGGTCTCCTTCGCCGTCAACCTCTTCGGGGCGGGCGGGATCGAGGCGGTCCACGATCCGGTGTCGGTGGAGGCGGACACCGCCGCCGACGCGCTGACCGCCGCCGGGGCGACGGTCGCCGTGCTGTGCTCGTCGGACGCGCTGTACGCCGAGCGGGCGGAGCAGGTGGCCGCCGCGCTGAAGTCGGCGGGAGCGGAGCGGGTGTTCCTGGCCGGCCGGCCGGGCGAGTACGCCGGGGTCGACGCCTACATCTTCGCGGGCTGCGACGCGGTCGCCGTTCTCACCTCCGTACTCGACCGCATGGGAGTGGCGTGA
- the scpA gene encoding methylmalonyl-CoA mutase produces the protein MTTSPTDRRPSVPDFSDVPLTSSAPPAGSAGEWQAAVTKAAEGAEAPLWETPEGITVKPLYTGEDLEGLDALHSYPGIAPYLRGPYPTMYVNQPWTIRQYAGFSTAEESNAFYRRNLAAGQKGLSVAFDLPTHRGYDSDHPRVTGDVGMAGVAIDSIYDMRQLFDGIPLDRMSVSMTMNGAVLPVLALYIVAAEEQGVPPEKLAGTIQNDILKEFMVRNTYIYPPSPSMRIISDIFAFTSQRMPRYNSISISGYHIQEAGATADLELAYTLADGVEYLRAGREAGLDVDAFAPRLSFFWAIGMNFFMEVAKLRAARLLWARLVKQFDPKNPKSLSLRTHSQTSGWSLTAQDVFNNVTRTCVEAMAATQGHTQSLHTNALDEALALPTDFSARIARNTQLLLQQESGTCRVIDPWGGSAYVEKLTRDLADRAWQHIEEVEAAGGMAKAIDAGIPKLRVEEAAARTQARIDSGRQPVIGVNKYRVETDEKIDVLKVDNSSVRTQQIEKLRRLREERDEVACQEALRALTAAAERDPGPGLEGNLLALAVDAARAMATVGEISDALEKVYGRHAGQIRTISGVYRKEAGESPSVDRTRALVEAFEEAEGRRPRILVAKMGQDGHDRGQKVIATAFADLGFDVDVGPLFQTPGEVARQAVEADVHIVGVSSLAAGHLTLVPALREELAAEGREDIMIVVGGVIPPQDIEALHEAGAASVFPPGTVIPDAAHDLVTRLGAALGHEL, from the coding sequence ATGACGACATCGCCCACGGATCGCCGACCCTCCGTTCCGGACTTCTCCGACGTGCCGCTCACGTCCTCCGCGCCGCCCGCCGGTTCCGCCGGTGAGTGGCAGGCTGCCGTGACCAAGGCGGCCGAGGGTGCCGAGGCCCCGCTCTGGGAGACGCCCGAGGGCATCACGGTCAAGCCGCTCTACACCGGTGAGGACCTGGAGGGCCTGGACGCGCTGCACTCGTATCCGGGCATCGCCCCGTATCTGCGCGGGCCCTACCCGACGATGTACGTCAACCAGCCCTGGACGATCCGTCAGTACGCCGGTTTCTCCACGGCCGAGGAGTCCAACGCCTTCTACCGGCGCAACCTCGCGGCCGGGCAGAAGGGCCTGTCGGTCGCCTTCGACCTGCCGACCCACCGGGGGTACGACAGCGACCACCCCCGGGTGACCGGTGACGTGGGCATGGCCGGCGTGGCGATCGACTCGATCTACGACATGCGCCAGTTGTTCGACGGCATTCCGCTGGACCGGATGTCGGTGTCGATGACGATGAACGGCGCGGTCCTTCCGGTGCTGGCGCTGTACATCGTGGCGGCCGAGGAACAGGGCGTGCCGCCCGAGAAGTTGGCCGGGACCATTCAGAACGACATTCTGAAGGAGTTCATGGTCCGCAACACCTACATCTATCCGCCGTCGCCCTCGATGCGGATCATCTCCGACATCTTCGCGTTCACCTCGCAGCGGATGCCGCGCTACAACTCCATCTCGATCTCCGGCTATCACATCCAGGAGGCCGGAGCTACGGCCGACCTGGAGCTGGCGTACACGCTGGCCGACGGGGTGGAGTATCTGCGCGCCGGTCGTGAGGCCGGGCTGGACGTCGACGCGTTCGCGCCGCGGCTCTCGTTCTTCTGGGCGATCGGCATGAACTTCTTCATGGAGGTCGCGAAGCTGCGGGCGGCCCGGCTCCTGTGGGCGCGCCTGGTGAAGCAGTTCGACCCGAAGAACCCCAAGTCCCTCTCCCTGCGCACCCATTCGCAGACGTCCGGCTGGTCGCTGACCGCGCAGGACGTGTTCAACAATGTGACGCGCACCTGCGTGGAGGCGATGGCCGCGACCCAGGGGCACACCCAGTCGCTGCACACCAACGCGCTGGACGAGGCGTTGGCGCTGCCCACCGACTTCTCCGCCCGCATCGCCCGTAACACGCAGCTCCTGCTCCAGCAGGAGTCCGGCACCTGCCGGGTCATCGACCCGTGGGGCGGCAGCGCGTACGTGGAGAAGCTGACGCGGGACCTGGCGGACCGGGCCTGGCAGCACATCGAGGAGGTCGAGGCGGCCGGCGGGATGGCGAAGGCCATCGACGCGGGCATCCCGAAGCTCCGGGTGGAGGAGGCCGCCGCGCGCACGCAGGCGCGGATCGACTCCGGGCGGCAGCCGGTGATCGGGGTGAACAAGTACCGGGTGGAGACCGACGAGAAGATCGACGTCCTCAAGGTCGACAACTCCTCGGTGCGCACCCAGCAGATCGAGAAGCTGCGCCGGCTGCGCGAGGAGCGGGACGAGGTGGCGTGCCAGGAGGCGCTGCGCGCGCTGACGGCCGCCGCCGAGCGCGACCCGGGACCGGGTCTGGAGGGCAACCTGCTGGCGCTGGCGGTCGACGCGGCGCGCGCGATGGCGACGGTCGGGGAGATCTCGGACGCGCTGGAGAAGGTGTACGGGCGGCACGCCGGGCAGATCCGTACGATCTCCGGTGTGTACCGCAAAGAGGCAGGAGAGTCCCCTTCGGTGGACCGCACCCGCGCGCTGGTCGAGGCCTTCGAGGAGGCCGAGGGCCGTCGTCCGCGCATCCTGGTCGCCAAGATGGGGCAGGACGGCCACGACCGGGGCCAGAAGGTGATCGCCACGGCCTTCGCCGACCTGGGCTTCGACGTGGACGTCGGCCCGCTGTTCCAGACGCCCGGCGAGGTGGCGCGGCAGGCCGTCGAGGCCGATGTGCACATCGTGGGCGTCTCCTCGCTGGCGGCGGGGCACCTGACCCTGGTGCCCGCGCTGCGTGAGGAGCTGGCCGCCGAGGGGCGCGAGGACATCATGATCGTGGTGGGCGGGGTGATTCCGCCGCAGGACATCGAGGCGCTGCACGAGGCGGGCGCCGCCTCGGTCTTCCCGCCGGGGACGGTGATCCCTGACGCGGCCCATGACCTGGTGACGCGGCTCGGCGCCGCGCTCGGCCACGAGCTGTGA
- the meaB gene encoding methylmalonyl Co-A mutase-associated GTPase MeaB, giving the protein MAAKIDIDGYVRGVLDGRRAFVARAITLVESTRAEHRVLAQELLSRLLPHAGAARRIGISGVPGVGKSTFIDALGTMLTGLGHRVAVLAVDPSSSRTGGSILGDKTRMERLAVDPAAFVRPSPTAGTLGGVAKATRESIVVMEAAGYDVVLVETVGVGQSETAVANMVDTFLLLTLARTGDQLQGIKKGVLELADAIAVNKADGPHERDARSAARELAGALRLMHPADAAWTPPVLTCSARESLGLDTLWERLEQHRTLLESTGRLAAKRRDQQVDWTWTMVRDALLDGLHSHPGVRKLAPELEQRVRDGTLTATLAAEEILGVFRGGPSDADGPRRGGGAGGTG; this is encoded by the coding sequence ATGGCTGCGAAGATCGACATCGACGGTTATGTGCGGGGAGTTCTCGACGGCAGGCGGGCGTTCGTGGCGCGCGCGATCACGCTCGTCGAGTCGACCCGAGCCGAACACCGGGTACTGGCTCAGGAGTTGCTGAGCCGGCTGCTGCCGCACGCGGGGGCTGCCCGGCGGATCGGGATCAGCGGGGTGCCGGGCGTGGGCAAGTCCACGTTCATCGACGCGCTCGGCACGATGCTCACGGGGCTCGGGCACCGCGTGGCGGTACTGGCGGTCGATCCGTCCTCCAGCCGTACGGGCGGCTCCATCCTGGGCGACAAGACGCGGATGGAACGTCTGGCGGTGGACCCGGCCGCCTTCGTCCGCCCCTCCCCCACGGCGGGCACGCTGGGCGGGGTGGCCAAGGCGACCCGGGAGTCCATCGTGGTGATGGAGGCGGCGGGGTACGACGTGGTGCTGGTGGAGACGGTGGGCGTCGGGCAGTCGGAGACGGCGGTGGCGAACATGGTCGACACGTTCCTGCTGCTGACGCTGGCCCGTACCGGCGACCAGTTGCAGGGCATCAAGAAGGGCGTCCTGGAGCTGGCGGACGCCATCGCGGTGAACAAGGCCGACGGACCGCACGAACGTGACGCCCGCTCGGCCGCGCGCGAACTGGCGGGCGCGCTAAGGCTGATGCATCCGGCGGACGCGGCCTGGACGCCACCGGTGCTCACGTGCAGCGCGCGCGAGTCGCTCGGCCTCGACACCCTGTGGGAGCGGCTGGAGCAGCACCGGACGCTCCTGGAGTCGACCGGGCGGCTGGCGGCCAAGCGCCGCGACCAGCAGGTGGACTGGACGTGGACGATGGTCCGCGACGCGTTGCTGGACGGCCTGCACAGCCACCCGGGGGTGCGGAAGCTCGCGCCTGAGCTGGAACAGCGGGTACGGGATGGCACGTTGACGGCGACGCTGGCCGCCGAGGAGATCCTCGGAGTGTTCCGCGGTGGCCCGTCCGATGCGGACGGACCACGTCGTGGGGGCGGCGCCGGAGGGACCGGCTGA